A genomic segment from Gavia stellata isolate bGavSte3 chromosome 4, bGavSte3.hap2, whole genome shotgun sequence encodes:
- the TSPAN19 gene encoding LOW QUALITY PROTEIN: tetraspanin-19 (The sequence of the model RefSeq protein was modified relative to this genomic sequence to represent the inferred CDS: substituted 4 bases at 4 genomic stop codons), translated as MFTKEARQLXFKPENXRMKIRDKILIQKYCLNVFNGIFLVLGLMLLTFGLXLFFDRNNLFSVLFSSGKNQLVAYISCMLLGIGSVLTFTLSVGVPGIVKEIKCLLVTYMHFQILVFVTQMAISVLILMKKEEVHNQWNNRIDDVISEYGNESLAEQEPAWKILNAVQHNIECCGRYNVTQWERNKTKENTTQIPXSCTKSSLKKWFCDVPRDSTYSMGCEEYLNTWFENNVLILTAITISMLITQILLITLTGQLFKNSRMNIWPNES; from the exons ATGTTTACAAAAGAGGCAAGGCAG CTGTGATTCAAACCTGAaaactgaagaatgaaaataagagATAAAATACTAATACAAAAGTACTGCTTAAATGTCTTCAATGgaattttctt GGTTCTGGGTCTTATGCTTTTGACATTTGGCCTGTGACTTTTCTTTGATAGAAACAATTTATTCAGTGTGTTAT TTTCTTCAGGCAAGAACCAGCTAGTGGCATATATTTCTTGTATGTTACTTGGAATTGGATCTGTTCTTACTTTTACATTATCCGTGGGAGTCCCTGGAATTGTTAAGGAAATCAAATGTCTACTAGTTACA TATATGCATTTTCAGATCCTGGTGTTTGTTACTCAGATGGCAATATCGGTGCTGATACtcatgaagaaagaagag GTCCACAATCAATGGAACAACAGAATTGATGATGTTATTTCTGAATACGGGAATGAGAGTCTGGCTGAGCAGGAACCTGCATGGAAGATTCTGAATGCTGTGCAGCacaat ATAGAATGCTGTGGAAGATACAATGTCACACAGTGGGAAAGGAATAAAACCAAGGAAAATACTACTCAGATCCCATGATCATGTACAAAATCCAGTCTGAAGAAATGGTTTTGTGATGTCCCAAGGGATTCAACATACAGTATG GGATGTGaggaatatttaaatacatggtttgaaaacaatgttttgatCTTAACTGCAATTACTATCAGCATGCTAATTACACAG aTACTTTTGATCACACTAACTGGTCAgctatttaaaaacagcagaatGAATATTTGGCCAAATGAATCATGA